The Coccinella septempunctata chromosome 9, icCocSept1.1, whole genome shotgun sequence genomic interval AAAAGATGTTCAGAATATTATGATCAGCATATCGGAACTCTTAAATGAACCATTGAATATTTTGCAGTCTTATCTAATCGAGGAAGGCCGTTCACTTTCAGATCCAAAAGAAATAAATAAGTTCTTCAAAAAAATGAAGGAGATTTTCAGTAATTTTTCTCAGTATAAAAGTTTCAAGCAGTTCAAAGATATGGGGAATTTCATTGAACCTATTGAATATGTTGTGGGAAAGAAACCTGATTTGTTTGCTAATAATACTATAATGTCTAAGACTTATAGGGCAGCATTTGTTCCTTTTGAGTCAgttattgaatttgatggtataggTGGACTGTATTATGGATTTGTTGAGCACTGATTTTAAACTTATTTATTTACAGAAAAGCAAGGAATTTTATAGATATTGATACATATGTGAATATATCGTCACGCTTGTGGTGGTGTGCGTGGGTGAATGTTAACTTGACGACTGACTCTGGTATTTATGTCCCCTTCGTTGGATCTGGTCTTTTTCCATCATCAAGTCGTATTGGGGCGGGAAATACCATGGTTGTTGCTAGGGGACGAAAGATCTCTGGAGCGGCGGGAACATCCTCCCCACCTTGAAAGTACCCTCTTTCAAACATCTATAAGGAGAGGACAGATTTTCTGGAACCCTCGCTTGACCACTCCGGAGGAAGTCTTTATAGTGGCCACTCTACAAACTCCGTCGGGACCTGGGTGTAGATGGGTAATTCGTCCTAGCTGCCACTGGGTTGGCAGGTTATGGTCATCTTTTAATAGAACCAAAGCGTTTTCCTGTAGTGCGCCTTGGGTTTTTTCCATCTTTGGCGAAGTTGCAGCTCGGAGATGTACTCTGTCTTCCAACGTCGCCAGAAATGCTGTGTCATTTGTTGGACTAGTTGGAAACGATCTAGCCTATTGATTTTGACATCAGTGACATCCTCGTCTGGGGCAGCAATTAGTGGCCTGCCAATTATGAAGTGAGCAGGAGTCAAAGAAGTTAGGTCATTTGGATCTGAACTAAGGGGAGATAGTGGACGGGAATTTAAAATTGCCTCCACTTGACACAACAAAGTGGATAATTCCTCGAACGAAAGAGGTGTTTTGGATATTACTCTTTTAATGCGGTGCTTGGAACTTTTGACTCCGGCTTCCCAGAGTCCACCAAAATGTGGCGAATAGGGCGGTATGAATTGCCAATCAATATATTGTTCAGATGAGAATCTTTTGATATTGTTGATGCTAGAAGGCATTACTCTGGCGTTGGGTAAATCGCTCATTAAATTCATTGAACTTACAACCTTATGTGTAAGGCGTGATAATAGTACTGCGCCGCAAAGCTCTAATCTTGGTATGCTGACAGTTTTTATTGGTGCCACTTTGGATTTAGCACAAAGTAATGAGACACGTATATTGCCATCTTTGTCCAAACTACGTAAATAGACGCACGCGCCGTAGGCTCTCTCTGATGAATCGCAAAACCCGTGTAGTTCGACCCTTATACAATTTTGTATTATAGCGTGCCGCGATATAGACAGGTTATTCAGTATAGGCAATTCGTGCTGAAAGGCGAGCCAAGTGCATTTTATAGATTCTGGAATAGGATCGTCCCAAGACGTCTTAGTTGACCACAATTCTTGCAATAGAATTTTGGCTAAGATTATGCAAGGACTTAGTAATCCTAGAGgatcaaatatttttgacacAATGGACAAGATGGATCTCTTTGTGAAATCTTGATGCTCATGATTGATATTGATATTGTACATCAAATTATCGTTTTGACATGACCAAGTCAAACCTAATGTTTTTGTCTTATCATTTTTAGAAAATTCGAGATTATCGCGAGCTAGGTCAGATTGAACAATATTGTGTAGAACTTCGGATGAGTTGGAGTACCATTTTCGGAGCTCGAAACAACCGCCTGTCAAAACATCGGAAACCTCGCGACATATTCGCTGCGCATCTGGAAGAGAATCCGCGCCTGTGAGCAAGTCATCTACGTAAAAATCTTGCTTAATTATACGAGCTATGTCTGGTTTGATATCATGAATATCTTGGGCTAATGCGAATAAGCATCTTATGGCGAGAAAACTGGCCGAAGCTTGACCGTAGGTGACGGTGTTGAGCTCGTATGTACATAGCTCCTTTGAAGGGTTATCGCGCCATAGTATCCGCTGTAGTGGTCGCTGTATTGGGTTGACCAAAACCTGGCGATACATTTTCGCTATATCGGCGGATATGACGAATTTATATTTACGAAATCTCAATATTATGGAGAATAATTCATTTTGTAGAACCGGCCCTATAGCTTGAATATTGTTTAGAGATATACTGTTACTAGTCGGAGCCGAAGCATCAAATACTACTCGCAGCTTTGTGGTTAGACTTGACTCTTTTAGCACGCCGTGATGAGGCATATAGTATTCTTGATCAATGGTTGGGCTGTCTACTATTGTCATATGGTTTAAATTGATGTATTCGTGCATAAACTTTCTATACATAGTTCCTAGCCTTTCGTTTCTTAGTAAACGCTTTTCTAAGGCTAGAAAGCGAAGCTTTGCCTGAGACCTTGATTCTCCCAGAACTGAAGGTTCTTGCTTGAGCGGCAAATTGACTACAAACCGTCCATCGGGATTTCTTGTCGTAGTTTCCGCGAATAACCTTTCACATAAAAGTTCATCTGGGGAAAGAATCTTCTCATTGGACAATTCTtcaatttcccaaaattttGTGAGCGCTTGAAGTAGTTCTCGATTTAAGCTTAGATTACACGAAACAGTTTTTGGGTTAACTATACCGAGTGGTCCGGATACGATCCATCCTAGCTTAGTTTTTTGTAAGTAGGGACCGCGTTTGCCTAAGACCAATTTATTGTTATCTAGGAGCTGCCAAAACAGATCGGCACCGATCAACATATCGACAGGACCGGGCTTATGGAATTCTGGATCCGCTAACAGTATATGAGATATTATTGCAATACTAGGCATTTGACTAGTTATCTCTGGTAGGATATAGCAAATTAAATTTGTGGAAAATCTATTGACTTGGGACTTGAGTTCGATATTGCATTTAGTTTTTACAGATGAAATGTTGTTTGCTATGCCGTATATCTCAAGATTGCTGGATTGGCCAATAACGTTCAACTTTCTTTGCAGGCGTTCCGTAATGAATGATGTTTGAGAACCGCAATCCAGAAGGGCTCTTACCGAATGCCATTTACCAAAATTGTCCGATATTGATACTCGAGCAGTTGACAGTATTGTTTGCCCTGTTGAACATTGGAGCACGCCACTGCTCAGAACATTCGCGCTGGACGGCTCGTTATCGTTCTCGTTCGATTGCACTCTTCTAATACTATCGTCATGTAAAAGAGAGTTATGGCGAGACCTGCATTTTTTACATGGCCCTATTTTACACTTGCTTATAGGATGCCCTTCTCGCAGACAGTTAGCGCATATAGAAGGATTATTTCTGACGTATTGGTTCCTTTCTATTATTgacaaatttaaaaatttattgcatgtATATATTGAGTGATTTCCCTGACAAAAGGTACACGTATAGTGGTTGGAAACTAAAACTCTAGATGTTTCCTTTCTAGCACTACGCATAAAATCTTTACCTGGTCTATTGGAGTTTCTATCGCGGGATTGATTGCTCTTATAATCTAATGAATCCACAAAATTCGCACGCTCGCGTAAAAAACTTAAAAACTCGTCAATATCTGGCGATTCCGTTTTGTTTCGCTGGTGCCGCTCCCAATCACATAGTGAAGCGTTATCGACTTTCTGTGATATCCAGAAAATTAATAAGCAATCCCAATTTTCGACTGATTGTCCTAACTGCTCAATAGCGCCTAAATGTCGAGAAATATTGTCAGCTAATTGCTGTAGCTTATCGCAGGAACCCTTGTGAATAGGTTCAAAAAATAGCAATGCACCTAAATGGTCGTGCAATAACTTTTTTGTATTATTGAATCTTTCGCATAAAGTACTCCACGCTACTGTATAGTTATCTGCAGTATGTTGAATTTTCTTTATTGATGCCGCAGCAGTGCCTTCTAGCGCACCCCGTAGGTAGAAAAACTTCTGTACTGATGTGAGAGATTCGTTTTCATGTATCAAACTTTTGAAAGTATCTCTGAACTCTAACCAATCTTCAAAGTTGCCGTTAAATTTAGGTAATAGAATATCTGGCAACTTTATTCCTACTGATTCGGATTTATAGGAAGACTGAACATTTAATTGAGGACTGGGAAACTCATATCGTTTCAAAAATAGCTTGGCTTTATTAGTTAAGTCGTAGAATTTTTCTTCGAAAGCCTCTCTCTTCTCTGATTGCTCAGGTAAGGCAGTTAACGCACATGTCATTTCAATCTCGTTTTGGACATTATTGAAATTGTTATGGATGTACAAAGTATTTTTCAACCTATCCTCAAATATAGCGATTTCAAGATCTGTTAAATTTTGTTTGCTTATTGCTTGATCAAGGTGCTTCTGAAATGAAGTTAACGTACCGTCAATCAGAGCTCGCTTTCTTTCTAATGCGACTAATTCTGCCattatagaaatattgattttaaataGAAATATAGAAAAGACGAAATAGAGGCAATTTTATAGGGATTAGGAAGGTATGTGAAAAGGAAAGGACTCACTCAGAATATGGACCTGCTAAACCTTGCTCGTCTCTAGGGATTATAGGTGCTGGAGTGGCGGCTTCGGGACGTCTCTTTGGTTGGACGATTGCCCTGCTTTCAAAATCCAGACACAGGCACTTGACTTGGCGTCGCACAATTCTCGGCTGTATTGTATTCACGTATGGAAATTATTGTAATTCCTTGATTTTCTTGAGTATCCGCTCGATGGACcatgaatttgatggtataggTGGACTGTATTATAGATTTGTTGAGCACTGATTTTAAACTTATTTATTTACAGAAAAGCAAGAAATTTTATAGATAGTGATACATATGTGAATATATCGTCACGCTTGTGGTGGTGTGCGTGGGTGAATGTTAACTTGACGACTGACTCTGGTATTTATGTCCCCTTCGTTGGATCTGGTCTTTTTCCATCATCAAGTCGTATTGGGGCGGGAAATACCATGGTTGTTGCTAGGGGACGAAAGATCTCTGAAGCGGCGGGAACAGTTATAAAGTGTTTTCTTGAATTGCCTGACGTTCTTCCTACCATAATGTCATATATGGAAAGTTGCAGAAAGCAAAAAAATCTATATAATCTTATTCAAACTGACTATTGGAAAAGTAAGATAAGAACATTTGGCGAAAATTCCATTATCATTCCTTATAATCTGTACTTCGATGAATACGAAATTGGAAACCCTCTGGGATCTCATAGCGGAATTCACAAATTAGGGGCACTATATCTGTCTATAGGGGAGGATGGGCCACCATGAGAAGCGTTTACCATGAGACAGTCGCCATTATTCTTGAATTACGCGCCATAATTTGTCGCGATCCACAGAAACGTTAGGCTGAAGATATGTTAGTCTTATTTATGTTGCCGAAGAAGCCGCACGTGCATTAACAAAATATTCGCCAGTCCCGATTCGTATTCATCATAGTGAAATTTTTCCTTAAGATCAATTCAGTATCTCATAAGTGGTTTCTGATATACTTTGAGATTGGTCCGAAGTTTTCAACAAGACAGGTAATTATCCATTTTATCGTTGATATTCATTATTagccaattttttgattttttaccAAAATACGACAGTTTGAAAGTCAGGCATAAGATGGGCTACCATGAGACACGAATTTTGGGCCTCCTTGAGACGTGTCTCATGGTGGCCCATAAGTAAAGATTCCTATTGAATAAGTTTTTCGTTCAAGGCATGTCAAGAGGACGAAAAAGGAAATCTGACAAAGGCCTGTTCAGTGCAGACTCGATGAAACAGGCTGTCAAAGATGTAATTGTACATAACTTGAGTTTAAGGAAGGCAGCggagaaaaacaacgttaaacaccaGACATTAGCTAGGTACGTTAAAAAAACACAAGATACTAAAGGTAATAAAGAAGAATTATCTTACCGCCCCCACTATGATACACGGAGAGTGTTTTCCGACGAACAGGAAAATATTCTGAAGGATTTCATTATCAAATGTAGCCAAATGTGCTACGGCAGGTCCACAAAAGATGTTAGACAGTTAGCTTATGAACTTGCCGTCCACAACAAAATTCATATCCCAAAGCAATGGATAGAGAATAAGACAGCGGGGGTGGACTGGTTACAGGGGTTCATGAAACGTCACCCAGAACTGAGTATTAGGCAACCAGAAGCCTGCAGCCTTTCTAGAGCTACATCCTTCAATCGCAACAACGTCGAGCAGTTTTTTCGAAACTTAGAAGATGTATTGAAGCGCTACAATGGTTTTGCCGCTGGAACTCGTGTCTATAATCTGGACGAGACCTCCACAACCACAGTCCAAAAATCCTCAAGGATTTTAGCGAAAAAAGGAGTGAAGCAAATAAACAAGGTGACTAGTGGAGAACGTGGATTATTGGTAACCACCTGCTGCATTATAAGTTCTGCAGGTACAGTGTTTGGTTTATTgagttaataatttttttatgcatatctATGTCTCTTTTAGGAAATGCTTTACCACCAGCTATGATCTTTCCCAGGGTTAATTTCAAGCCTCACATGTTACACGGAGCTCCATCAGGAACCTTAGGCCTCGCTACCCCATCGGGTTGGATGAATTCTGAGCTTTTCGTATCTGTTATTAAGCACTTTATTTTTCACTCTGGCAGTTCAAAGTTGAATCCAACCTTGCTACTGTTCGATAATCATGAAAGTCACCTTTCAATTGAAACCCTGAACCTGGCTAAAGACAACGGAGTTGTTATTTTAACACTGCCGCCCCATTGTTCTAATAAACTACAACCATTGGATGTATCAGTATTTGGGCCATTCAAGACCTATTATAACAGTGCATTGGACTCATGGATGATGACAAATCCTGGAATTCCAGTTACAATATTCCAGATTGCCGAGTGCGTTGGATATGCGTTTGACAAATCCATGACCCCTAACAACATCAAAGCAGGTTTCAAAAAATGTGGCATTGTGCCATTTGATAGCCACGTTTTTGGAGATGACGATTTCCGAATGAGCAGCGTCACTGATAGGGAGGAACCTTCAAAAACAAGCCAAGGAGAAATTACTGTTGAAACACCTACTGACAAAAGCGAAGTTTTAGAAGCTCATACAGGCAATAAggaaattgaattattaaacAGAACTCCTGAAAAAAATACTTCAGAAGCGATTAACTTTAAATCCCCGGAAGAACTATTTGGATATCCAAAAGCCAAACCAAGAAAAACCTCTAATCCCAGAAAGAGGGGTAAAAGTATTATAGCTACTGATACACCCGAGAAattagaaattgaaaataaatttttggagAAGAAGCGGAAGGAGTCACTTAGAATGGCCAAGAGAACCAAGCGAATGTTGGTCCATTTGCCAATAGCTAAAAAAAATCGACAATATGCTTCGTCATCTGAAAGTGAACATAGCTCATTCATTTCTGATTCCTCAGACGCAGAGTCGTTTGATGAGTTAAATATGAACGGAAGTAAGGACAATCTCAACCCAGATATCAACTCCTATGTCTTGGTTGAGTTTCATGACAAAAAGTCTGTTTTCTTTGTGGGTAAAATCATAGATATCATTGAGGATGATTTCAAAGTAAGTTTTTTGAGGCATAGTGTCaaacaaaaaaactgttttatttaTCCCGCTGTGGAAGATATTTCTTTTGTAAAGAAAACCGATATCAAATGTTTGCTTTCTGCAAGTAGCCAAGTGGCTGGAACGAAACGGCAGCAATCTTACATAAATTTTGGAGTTAAATTCGACGGAATCGAAATCCGTTAGTGCCATTTTTTGTTTGAAGCTCAGTATATATTGTTATTTAGTTATATTGATCATAAAGTTGTGTGATACTATTTTATAAacgtttgttttttgtttttatgttgctaaaaaaattaaattgaaatttttttcgccaAAAAAGTAGAAATTGTCTCACTGTGGCCCACCCTCCCCTACCAGTTATACCACCCCAGTTCCAATCTAAGCTAGACAACATCTTTTTgatcaatttatttcattcttcagatttgaaagattttggaagcaaaaaaatatttggtaaAGTAATTGATTCATGTAATAATTTATCTAGAAATGGATGAAATATATGCAATAGTCAGGGATCTGTTAAAGTTTATTTTTGTCTTGCACTTTTGCAAGGTGACAACTTGTTAGGGATGACCAAATCATTTAGAGCGAAATATTTCTGTAGGTTCTGTAAGACATCAAGAGATGGAACATCATCTCAGCTCCACCAATTAGACAAATCACTTCGGAACCCATCTAATTATAATACTAATCTGGCTCTCGAAAATCTGTCAGAAACTGGTATAAAAGAGAAATGTATATGGAACGAAGTGATGTATTTTCATTGCACGACAAATTTTGTTGTAGATATTGCACATGATTTTTTTGAAGGTGTGGCCATGTTCGATTtagctgaaattttttatagatttgcCTTCGTGGACAAACGAATGATGATTTGAATTCCCGTTTGAAGTATTTCGATTATGGACATCACAATATTAACAAACCTACTATGATATCatttgaaaggaaaaaaaattagaatgtcTTGCTCAGAAATGAAAACTTTGGTTCTTACTGCAGGAGTTATG includes:
- the LOC123320984 gene encoding uncharacterized protein LOC123320984; protein product: MAELVALERKRALIDGTLTSFQKHLDQAISKQNLTDLEIAIFEDRLKNTLYIHNNFNNVQNEIEMTCALTALPEQSEKREAFEEKFYDLTNKAKLFLKRYEFPSPQLNVQSSYKSESVGIKLPDILLPKFNGNFEDWLEFRDTFKSLIHENESLTSVQKFFYLRGALEGTAAASIKKIQHTADNYTVAWSTLCERFNNTKKLLHDHLGALLFFEPIHKGSCDKLQQLADNISRHLGAIEQLGQSVENWDCLLIFWISQKVDNASLCDWERHQRNKTESPDIDEFLSFLRERANFVDSLDYKSNQSRDRNSNRPGKDFMRSARKETSRVLVSNHYTCTFCQGNHSIYTCNKFLNLSIIERNQYVRNNPSICANCLREGHPISKCKIGPCKKCRSRHNSLLHDDSIRRVQSNENDNEPSSANVLSSGVLQCSTGQTILSTARVSISDNFGKWHSVRALLDCGSQTSFITERLQRKLNVIGQSSNLEIYGIANNISSVKTKCNIELKSQVNRFSTNLICYILPEITSQMPSIAIISHILLADPEFHKPGPVDMLIGADLFWQLLDNNKLVLGKRGPYLQKTKLGWIVSGPLGIVNPKTVSCNLSLNRELLQALTKFWEIEELSNEKILSPDELLCERLFAETTTRNPDGRFVVNLPLKQEPSVLGESRSQAKLRFLALEKRLLRNERLGTMYRKFMHEYINLNHMTIVDSPTIDQEYYMPHHGVLKESSLTTKLRVVFDASAPTSNSISLNNIQAIGPVLQNELFSIILRFRKYKFVISADIAKMYRQVLVNPIQRPLQRILWRDNPSKELCTYELNTVTYGQASASFLAIRCLFALAQDIHDIKPDIARIIKQDFYVDDLLTGADSLPDAQRICREVSDVLTGGCFELRKWYSNSSEVLHNIVQSDLARDNLEFSKNDKTKTLGLTWSCQNDNLMYNININHEHQDFTKRSILSIVSKIFDPLGLLSPCIILAKILLQELWSTKTSWDDPIPESIKCTWLAFQHELPILNNLSISRHAIIQNCIRVELHGFCDSSERAYGACVYLRSLDKDGNIRVSLLCAKSKVAPIKTVSIPRLELCGAVLLSRLTHKVVSSMNLMSDLPNARVMPSSINNIKRFSSEQYIDWQFIPPYSPHFGGLWEAGVKSSKHRIKRVISKTPLSFEELSTLLCQVEAILNSRPLSPLSSDPNDLTSLTPAHFIIGRPLIAAPDEDVTDVKINRLDRFQLVQQMTQHFWRRWKTEYISELQLRQRWKKPKAHYRKTLWFY
- the LOC123320985 gene encoding uncharacterized protein LOC123320985, encoding MSRGRKRKSDKGLFSADSMKQAVKDVIVHNLSLRKAAEKNNVKHQTLARYVKKTQDTKGNKEELSYRPHYDTRRVFSDEQENILKDFIIKCSQMCYGRSTKDVRQLAYELAVHNKIHIPKQWIENKTAGVDWLQGFMKRHPELSIRQPEACSLSRATSFNRNNVEQFFRNLEDVLKRYNGFAAGTRVYNLDETSTTTVQKSSRILAKKGVKQINKVTSGERGLLVTTCCIISSAGNALPPAMIFPRVNFKPHMLHGAPSGTLGLATPSGWMNSELFVSVIKHFIFHSGSSKLNPTLLLFDNHESHLSIETLNLAKDNGVVILTLPPHCSNKLQPLDVSVFGPFKTYYNSALDSWMMTNPGIPVTIFQIAECVGYAFDKSMTPNNIKAGFKKCGIVPFDSHVFGDDDFRMSSVTDREEPSKTSQGEITVETPTDKSEVLEAHTGNKEIELLNRTPEKNTSEAINFKSPEELFGYPKAKPRKTSNPRKRGKSIIATDTPEKLEIENKFLEKKRKESLRMAKRTKRMLVHLPIAKKNRQYASSSESEHSSFISDSSDAESFDELNMNGSKDNLNPDINSYVLVEFHDKKSVFFVGKIIDIIEDDFKVSFLRHSVKQKNCFIYPAVEDISFVKKTDIKCLLSASSQVAGTKRQQSYINFGVKFDGIEIQAEVKAKWQNLRSNYMREKRKLKNIPSGADAKRAKITWPYFKSLWFLDPPLKHKATSGNVPESANFNTSEIAEDNTEFDYELQEESQESLQEEGDSHQQRIIQSKGVENNMQDFQHEFNSFFASAAHETLKDLGDQVFDPVGIIPVVENTAFSFSEVTFNDVRDAINSLKPGMEFLPGGILLHAIEYLVFRGEP